In Pirellula sp. SH-Sr6A, the DNA window TAGAACCCAGCCTCAGTTCTGCGGGGCCTTCGATCGGGGAATCGAATTCGGCGGTGGCGTAGACGATACAACCCTTTTCGTTGTTGTAGAGTTTGGCCAGATCGACACTTCCGTCTTTGTCATACGTTGTGTGTTCGATCCAACGGACTTCGCCGTGCTTCCCTTCGTAAGTATCGGCGGTCTTGCCCGCAATCCAATCCGTTTCGACGGGAAATACCTTATTGAAGTTTTTGGTGCCGACGTGATCAAATGGCCCGATCAAACGAAAGGACTTGAGGAAGCCGAAGTGTTTGGCTTGATCGATCTCTTTTCCTGCGTCAGCCAGCGATTTGATGATGGTCGAGACTTGAATGGGATGCCGCGCATTTTCGAGCAACCGGAGAAGGGGCTCGACTTCCTTCGTGGTGGGAAGGGCAGCTTCGATCGCGGCGAAGCGGAGTTCAGGGCTCGGGTCGTCCTGCATTTGAGCGAGCCAAGTTTTGCGAGCATCGGGGTTCAACTGCGTGAGCCACTCGAATACTGTAGCTCGGGCTTCACCGTCTTGATCTCGATCGGCGAGAAATCGTTCCAGCGCGGCCTTCATGTCCTCGGGTGATTTGGAAACCAGCTCTTTCTTGTAGGCATGGCTGGCGAACCCCATGAGCCAGTTCTTTCCGATGGGGGTGGCACCGCGCATCGCCTGCAATGTTTGGAGAAGCGTGAAGGAACCCGACGTGCGGATCTGTGCGGCAAGCTTGCCGGCTTTCAAGGTATCGGAGTCCCCGACATCCATTTTGGCCAGTTCTGCGAGCGATGCTGGAACCGACGACTTCGAGTCTTGAGCTACTCCGGATTGCATCAATAGGGTTGAGCAAACCGCTGCACCGAAAAGGACTTGGATGCCGTGGAAAAATCGACCGGGAAAACACGTAGAAGTCATCGAGGAGGCCGCTTATGGAAGTTGGAAACTCAGTCTGCCATAGAGTATCAGATTTTTTTGGAAAAACCGAATTGGAATCGAGAAGGGGGGGCGAATCGCCGCAGTGCGAGTCTACTTAACTTTTAAGGGGATTTTGGTATCCTGTAAGTCCCCTCGTCGAGACATTCTGTCGTGTTATCAGGTATCTTTATAGAGATGCTGGGCCGCGATAGCGGTTCGATGGGGAACCTTTTCCAAAGGCTGCGCCTGCTGGCGATAGCGAGCACTCCTTCTGCAAGAAAGTTGAAATCAGGATCATGCGGTACGCATTCCGATTAGCAGAACTGTTAGGACATACCCCCGATCGAAGGAAGCGACCGGGGACGATCAAGGCGATTGTCGAATACACGGGGTTGGACCGTCACCAAGTCGCTGCGTTGCTGAAGAACGAGGCCAAGTACATACCGATCGAAGCGTTGTCGCGGCTTTGTGATTACTTGATCGAACATGGTTACGCCCGAGCGGAAGAGCTCCCCGGTGCGCTGTTTGCCGTGACTCCTGAGAACTTTTGGGAGATGCTCGCCCGACGAAGCCGGCTGGAGATTTGCGTTGGGGTTCGCAAGCCGCCCGATGACGAAAACGCTGACACCGCATGGATTGTAGCGTCGGACAGTGTTTTGGCTGGAGAGGTTCTCAACGGTGTTTCAACGTTGGGAGGGACTGCCAAAGCGGTTTCTGGCAAGAAGACGGCGGGCAAAGATGTTCCCCACATCGAACACTTGCGTCAGACACTGGTTTGGAGTCCGGGGACCATGTCGACCGAGCAGGTCCACGCTCGCTCTCAGAACGTCTACGATGATTTTTCGGAGATGAATGGCGACAAAGCCATGGTCTGTTTGGGGTCGGTGAAGAGCAACCCGACCGTGGAGCTGGTGTTGGCGAATGCGTTTGGATGCGATCCGTTCGTCTCCCAGGACGACGTGGAGAAGGCTTCCGATCGCGCTTGTCCCTTCTTTCTCCGATATCGGGATCACGATCCCCATCCTCCGGCTTGTTCGGCCGGGCGTCAGCTCAGCAAGTCGGAGAAGTCGACGGAGCCGGGGCTATACTACGAGAAGGCGGACGGAACTTGGGAGTTCGCAGGGGGAGCCACGCCGGGCAAAGACGCTGCCTTGGTGTTTTACATCTTCCGCGAGTCCTTGGGACGGCTGGAGATGGTGTTGAGCGGATTCTCCGGACGCGCTACGCGATTGCTTGCACGAACCTTGGCGCACCGCGCCGAAGACTTCTGGCCACCGACATTCCACGAGAATTACTTGCAAGTCGGTGCTTACCTCGTGCAGTACGAGGCCGAGGATTCCGCGGACGCGTCGCTGGATGTGCTCGCAACCGACACGATGGCCAATGCGACGATCATTCCATTGCCCACCGAAGCGATTGCCAAGCGTTTGGGTAAAGGCCAACCAGGTTGATGAATCCTACGGTTCCCTCACCCCAATCGGCTCAGTCCGAAGCGCCTGAATCGGGTCAATCCGTTGACAGAAATGGATCGGCGTCCACCGTCAACTTGTCGGTTCAGCTCGGTCGACTGACGCTGGCCAACCCTGTCTTGGTAGCCTCCGGGACGTTTGGATACGCCAAGGAACTCGCCGGGGTGGTCCCCTTTGAACGCCTGGGGGGGGTTCTTCCTAAAACGATCACGCAGAATCCTCGACCGGGCAATGCCCCTTGGCGGACGGTCGAGACCAGCGCGGGGCTGCTCAATGCCATCGGATTGGACAACGATGGCATCGATTATTTTCTCGCCAACCACTGGCCCTACCTCCGCACCTGCGGCGCTAACGTCATTGTCAGCATTGCAGGCAAGAGTCTTGAGGACTTCATTGCACTGGCCGATCGATTGAATGCGGCCGAGGGCCTTCAAGCCGTCGAGCTCAATGTATCGTGTCCCAATGTCGCGGGTGGAGTCGATTTTGGGACCGATCCGGTTCTATGCCGACAAGTTATCGAGGGGGTGCGAGGCGTGCTTTCATGCCCCATCATCACGAAACTGACTCCCAACGTAACACGCATCGTCGACATTGCCAAAGCGGCTAAGGATGGTGGAACCGATGCAGTTGCATGCATCAACACAGTTCTCGGTATGGCCGTCGACTGGCGCAAGGCGAGGCCATTGCTCGGCAACAACGTCGGTGGACTCAGCGGGCCAGCGATCAAGCCCATCGCGCTGCGCTGCGTGCATCAGGTCGCTAGCCAAGTCGATGTTCCGATCATTGGAATCGGAGGCATCGCGAACCTGGACGACTGCATGGAGTTCTTGGTCACCGGAGCGAGCGCCATCCAAGTGGGAACGGCCAACTACTACGACCCGTTGGCCAGCATTCGGATCCTCGAAGGCTTGGCGGCCGCCATTCAGTCCCTCGGCAAGACTCGGGTGCAAGATGTTGTTCGAACTTTGCAGTTGAATCGATAGACCAGTTTCTATCTTGGAACTGGTTCGGCTTATTCAAGAAAAACGAAACAAGGAATCCATGCGGGTACTAAGCGGAATACAACCGACCGGTCGGTTTCACTGGGGGAATTACTTCGGCGCGATCAAGCAGTACATCGAATTGCAGCATGACCACGAAGGTTATTACTTTATTGCGGATCTTCATGCGTTGACCACGGTCCGGGATGCGGAGGTGTTGCGAGGCTACGTCCGCGATGCCGCGTTGGATCTGCTGGCACTCGGACTGGATCCTGCCAAAGCGACCTTGTTCGTGCAGTCGGATATTCCGGAGGTATCGGAACTCTGTTGGCTGCTCATGACCGGGACTCCGCTAGGTTTGCTGGAGCGGTGCCATGCGTACAAAGACAAAAAGGAGAAGGGGATCAAGGCAGATGCAGGATTGTTCACTTATCCCGTTTTGATGGCAGCAGACATCTTGGCTTACGATGCGAATTGGGTTCCTGTCGGAGAGGATCAAGTCCAGCACATCGAAGTTTGCCGCGACTTGGCCCGAAGCTTCAATGCGCACTATGGCGAAGTCTTTACCATGCCTGAAGCGAGGATCGTAGCGGATGCTGCCAAGGTGCCTGGCACCGATGGTGAGAAGATGAGCAAGAGCTACAACAACACCTTGGGCCTCTTCGAACCGGCCAAAGACTTGCGAAAGAAGATTATGCGGATCAGCACCGATTCGCGTCCGATGGAAGATCCCAAAGACCCTGAAACCGACCATTTGTTTCAGCTGTATCGACTCTTTGCTACGCCTGAACAGACCGAGGAAGTTCGCGAGATCTATTTGCGAGGGGGATTCGGATACGGGGATATCAAGAAGCGACTTGCCGACGCCGCCGACGCTTACCTAGATCCGGCGCGTGCACGGCGAGCGGAATTGGAAGGGAACCCAGATCGAGTCGATCAAATCCTTCGCGAGGGGGCCGAGCGAGCCAGAGCGAGAGCGAGGGCGGTATTGGATCGAGCCCAGCGAGCTTGCGGGCTTTCTCGATAGCGATTTCGTCAAACCAACCACGTTCCCGACAATCTTACTTACGGACACCGACTGAATATGCTTGACTACACCTACGCCGACCTTTCCAAGATGATCGACCACTCGTTGCTCAATCCGACCTTGACGGTGGAGCAATTGGAGTCGGGTATCGATTTGGCGATCGCATACGACGTCGCGAGCATCTGCATCATGCCCTATTACCATCGACGTTGCGTCGAGCGGTTAAAGGGGACGTCGATTGCCCCGAGCAGCACGGTAGGATTTCCTCATGGTGGGCACACCACGCGAACGAAGCTGATCGAGGCGGAGCAGTTGATCGAGGATGGTTGTATGGAGCTGGACATGGTCAGCAACATCAGCGCCGTACTTAGCAGCAATTGGCGGCTGGTTCGTGAAGAGATCGGCGCCATGACCCGTTTAGCGCACAATGCTAATCGGAAGATCAAAGTGATCTTCGAAAACTGCTACTTGAGCGACGCTCAGAAGATCGAACTCTGCCAGATTTGTTGCGAACATAGTGCCGACTGGGTGAAGACGAGCACGGGCTATGGAACCGGTGGTGCGACGCTCGAAGACCTCCGATTGATGCTGGATAATGTTTCAGGTGGCGTGCAGGTCAAGGCAGCGGGGGGAGTTCGAGACTGCGATGCGCTCCTTCATGTACGGAGCATGGGAGTCACCCGCGTGGGAGCCTCGCGTACAGCGGAAATTCTTGGCGAGGCCCGTCAGCGGCTAGGGCTCCCTCCGATTACCGTAGCCTCATCCCCTTCCGCCAACCCCGGCTACTAGCAGTGTTCGTCTGCAAGTAGCGGTCATCAACCTAACGCTCGTGCGCGGCAGCGATCGCAGCGCCGCAAACGGGGATCTATTGCAGATCCTTCAAGCGAATATTTCGGAACTCGGTCCACATGGGTTTCCCAGCGTGCAACTGGAGGGCGATAACCCCTTCCGAGAGAGCTAACGCTGGGTCGTTGTCCGTGAAGTCGAGCACCAGCTTTCCATTCATGAAATGCTGAACGTTGTTGCCTTTGGCTCGAATCGTCACTTCATTCCAGTCATTCAGTTTGAAGAGTTTTTCGTAGGCAGCGGCGTCGATCAATGTCTCTTGGACCTTCTTACCATCTTTCTCCCAAGATGCCTTTTCGCCCGTCAAACAGATACGGCCTCGCTTGCCACCTTCGTCGTAAATGAAACCCGACACGTTCGGAAACTTCACCTCATTGCGAAGCTCGTGCTGGTATCCTCGCACGACCCATTTGTTCTTCGCCGAGTTGTCTGTGATATGTTTGGACCGATATTGAACTCCGGAGTTGTTATCGGCCGTGCATCGAAATTCGAACTTGAGTTCAAAATCCTTTGGCTTCCCTTCGGTCCAGATCAGGAACGTATTCCCCTTGGCAGGATTCTCGGCCGTTGTTTCGCCGTGGATGATTCCGTCTTTGACCGACCAGTAAGCCGGATCACCGTTCCAACCTGTAAGATCTTTCCCGTTGAAGAGCTGTCGATAACCGTCCTCCGAAGCTGCAGGGGTGGACGATTGTGCGTAAAGAGGTTGGCAGATTGCCGCAAGTGCTAGCGCGAGTAGTGTTCTGCGAATCATAGTGGATCCTGCTGGAGAGTTCAGGTAGTGAAGGGGGAGTACAGCAAGCGTCTATTGTAGTGGACAAATGGCGGGGGGTTCGACGAAAGTGCGTGCGAGGTCCCAACGAATGGGGGTGGGTGCGTTCCGATTACTTGGATTGCGGGATGATCCAAAGTTCCGATTCACCTCGCAACAAGAGGTGATCTTGTGTTGGAACCATGGTGGATCGAACAGTGAGCTCAGTCTCGATGGTTGCCAGTTGCTCAAACTCGCGGCTCGCTCGAAGGACTTGGACCGCGCCGGTGTGGGAGACATTCATCAGCAGATCACCCAAGATGATCGGTGAACCGGAGTAATCTCCCCCAATACGTTTGTTCCAAAGGACCTTTCCATCGGCAGCATCTACACACGAGACAATCCCTGCATCGCTCCACAGGAAGAGAGTGTCGCCAGTCGCCAGCGGGGAAGGAACATAGGGGGCCGATCGAGTGACGCGGAATCGCTCTTTTTTCTGAACTAGGTCAAACGCGACGAGACGGTTGTCACGTCCGCCACCCGATCCATGGGTACCGAGTAGCAGATCCCCAGCGATAACCGAGGAGGAGCAAACGCGTTGTGTGAAGCAGTCATGATTCCAAAGAATTTCCCCGGTCGCAGGATTCACTCCAAACATTCCTTGCAATGTCGTGCTGCATACCAACTCCTTTTTCCCGTCATGCTCCCAGACTGCGGGGACTCCGTAGCACACGCGCGATGTAGGGAGTTTGGTCTCCCAACGGGTTTCACCTGTCCGAAAGTCGACAGCGGTCATGCGATCGAATCCGGGCGCGACTCCAGCCGGCAACTCTTCAGAGTCTTGGCTGTTGAGCAGGATGATCACGTCCTCTACCCGAATGGGCGATGTTCCAAATCCATGCTGCGACACATACCGACCGAAGTCTCTGCTCCAGACCTCTTCACCGTCATGCGAGAACGCTTTGAGAAACGTGTGTTCCGGATCGGCCCAAGCATAGTAGACATTCTCCGCGTCCACGCAGGGGGTGGACGAGGCGTAGGAACTGAACTTGTGCAGCGCGTGCACTTGCGAATCAAACGACTTGCTCCAAGCCACTTCGCTTTTTTTCAAGTCGACGGCAATCGCGTAGCGGGCAGCCGATTTCGGGTCGGCGGACATCAAGAACGCGCGATCCCCCCACACAGCGGGCGAACCGTGGCCACTGCCCGGCAAAGAAACCTTTTTGACCGAATCGTTTTTCCAAGGCACCTCGACGCCGTTCGCAGGTGCAACTCCTTGACCGTTTGGTCCTCGAAATCGAGTCCATGATTCGAATTTGTCTTCCGAATAACCAACAGATGCACCCAAGCAGCATCCGAGAGACAACGCCACCAAGCACAAAGCACTGGTCGATTTCAGGCGGGTTAAATGACCGTAGAGTCCTGCGATAGCCAGTGCGAGGAAAATCAAACCCAGTCCGTACCAGACAGGAGCGGGGACTCCTAGCCATTGAATTTGGGAGAACCATTGGTAGGCGAAGGCGCAGAGTGCGATGAAACCGCCGTACAACGAAGTAAAGATCGCGAGAAGCAGCATCGACCATCGGCGCCTTGCTTGTGCGACCTCGAAGGTTTCCGATTCTGCGTTGCTGGTATTCTCGTGAAACATCGTACAGCTCTGGTGGGTTGGGGGAGCGGGAAGGGACCTGTCGCTGGGAGTGTTAGTTCGCTTGCAAGGCGCGGCGCAGGAGCTGAGCGATCGAGCGAACACCGTCTGTGCGGAGCAATCCAACGCGGTAGATCCTGCCTGCCAGGACGACCATGCCCATTGTACTCGCAATCATCAGGATGGCGGCGGCGATCGGCTGCCAAACGGGAATCGCGACCCCGGTGGCCAATCGGAGGACCATGGTCAAGGGACAGCTCGGTGGAAAAAAACTGAGGGCTGTGGCAACACCGCCGTTTGGGTCCCGGACTGCGATGAACCAGACCATGACGGGTGCCATCAACACCATCCAGACCGGCAGCAAGAGGGCTTGAGCCTCTTTCAGTTCATTGACCGAGGCGCCGACCACCAGAAAGATCGAACTAAAGAAGAGCACCCCTAGAATTTGAAAGAGCAAGAACCAAGGGATCAATGGGAGAGGCACTGCCGACAGCATATCTTGTTGACTGAGGACAAATATTCCACCCGCGCCATACAAAACAAAGATAACCAAAGAGCCCGCGACATTTCCAAGGAGTTTTCCTCCCATCAGTTGCGTCGGCGTCACCGCTCCGATGAGAACTTCGGAAATGCGAAGAGACTTTTCTTCCATAGCGCTCTCCAGCATCGGCTGCGCTGCCATGAGGATCACCATGAACATCAGCATCATCACCCCGAAGGGCAAGAACATCGATTTGAGTGCGTCGATGGGAGACTGCGGTTTGCCGCCGCTCGACTTGTCGATCGGTTTACTCGCCGCGACCTCGACTCGCGACTCCAATAGATTCAACACCGCAGGGTCGATCGAATCAAGTTGGAATTGTTGAATCCTCTCCTCGCGTACCACTTTGCTTAACAACTGCGCGCACCAAAGTCGGGCCTCGCTCATCATCGCATCGTTGGCATAGAAGACCGGTTGTTCCGCCGACGGCGATGATGGAAGCCCCCGTCCTGATGTACTATCGGAGGGGCCTTCGACCAATTCCGGTGGCTGCATCAAAGATGCGGGGATCTCCAGCAATCCATACAGATCACCCCGACGGATTTGCTCGCAGTACGAAAGACGAGTCTCTGCATCGAGCTGAGGCTGATCCGAGGGAGCGAAAATCCACTTGTCCGCATTGCCGCCGAAAGGGGACTGCATGGCCCCTTCGTCTTGTCCTTGGTTGGCATCGAGTTGTGTCGCGCGGGCGGCCGCAGCGTCCTCCAGGACTTTGAGAATCCGACCTGTGCCATCCGCGACGACGATCTTCAATTCTCGGCCACCTCCTATTTTTTGTAGAAGCGGCATGAGGAAGAGGCTGCCAAACATGAGGACGGGCATCATCACCATGCTGAACAAGAAAGCTTTTGTTCCAACCATCGCGACGTATTCGCGATAGGCGATGATCCAGAGCTTGGCCATATTGAACCTTGTTGGCTTAATCTTGGTGCACGAGTTTGTTTAGCTCCTTGCGCATCGACTCTTTCATAAACTCATCCAGGGCAGCGAGGTCGGGATCTTTGTCTGCCAAGCTCGAGCGTGAAATGATGAGTCGAGCCGAAACAGCGACAACGTCCCCTTTGGTACCGGCCGCCTTGATCGTTACCGTTGCATCGTCGCTTTTGAGGATCTCGGCGTGAATCACGAGCGACTGACCCGGTTCCATGAAGTCCGCGAATTTGACGTTGCGAGCTTCTTTGAGAGTGAGCAAGGAATGGCGAAACTTATCGGTCGAGCGGATCAACCAGCAGGACGCTTGGAAGAGCGCTTCCAACATCAGAACGCCCGGCATCACTTTGAACAGTGGGAAGTGATCGCGCAGGTAGTCTTCGTTGCCATGGACGGTCAAAGTCGCTCGGATGCTCTCTCCCGGTTTGATTTCGAGAATGCGATCAAGCTGCCGGAAGCGCATTTGGGTTTCTGTGGCCATGGCGAGGGAAATTCGTGGTGTGGTGTTCGCGGAAACTGCCGTTGGAAGACGCGTCAGTTTACGGGACCCGAGCCATTTCGTGAATCCGTCGACCGCATCCGTTTCATGCGTCGGTGGATTAGCCATGAAGTTCCGAGCAATGCAAGGCTTCCGCCGCCAAAGGAACGCAGGAATTGCCAGCTCGATCGATCTTGCTGGATCGGGAGCTTGGTTCGCGATACGAAGACATCACGGTTTTCCAAGTTCCCGATAAGATTTTTGCGGTGCAGCAGCTTACCGGCATCCACCAAGCCTTTGGCCAACGATTCCTTTACAGTGTGCCCGGCCGATTTCTCGGAACGAACCCACCGCGTGGCCCCGTCCGACTTGCCCGTGTAGCGACCGCATCGAGCGTCGAATTCAGGGAGTTGGCAATAAAGCGTATGATCGAACTCTTCCAATTCATGAACCTCTCCGTCGTGAATGTGCACCGTGGGAAAGAAGAGTTCTTCGCCGTGCCGCGAGTCGAACTCGAAGGCCATGGGGTGTGGACGTCCAGATCGGCTTTTCAGTTGAAACACGACGAAGCTGTAGTCCGAATAGATCGGAATCTTGCCCCAAGTCTCGGGTGAAATGGAAAACTGAGGATCGAGTCGCCGAAAGTCCTCAACTTGCGGCACAACGGACGCGACGAAGGATCCGACTTCTTGAACTGCCAGTTTCGGAGCGGCGCTGGTGGGGGCCGGGAGCATGGCACGCGAGGTAGTGCTGAATTCATTCCTAACAGGAAAAGCACGATTGAGGTCGCGAAAAAACTGGGGATAACCACTGAAATCGACGAAGCGTACCGATTTTTCACCAGCTCCCGCGACGGTTGGAATAGGCAGAATCATGGCGTTGTCCACCGCCGATTCGTACTGCATTTCGTAGACGATGGCTTGCCGTTTCTCCGAAACGAACCGGGCGAAGATCTGAGTATTGCCGACGAATTGGACGGGTTGAGCGAAGCAGCACATGCTGGAGGAACTCCTGAGACGAGGGGTGCGAAACAAGAACGTTCGGGGCGTTGAGCTTTCGAACGGGGAAGCTTTCAAAACGATGGACGAAGGCAACGTACAGCTCGTTCCCAAAAACGAACTGCGACTCCAAGATCGTGGCTTGCTGCGACCGCGAAAATCTCTAGGCTCGTTGAAACTTTATGGCTGAGAAGCGAACGAGATGGCGACGGCCTTGCTCTCTATGGCTAGATAGACTTCCTGCGATTTGAATCCTCCTCAACAACCGAGAGCACATTTTGGTCGAGCAACGCAATGAACCTGTTTGCAACCAGGCATGGACGGTGAGTTCATCTTGAAGAATCCCACTACGATTCCTTGGACACCAGCAACCCGCTGGAATTCGGCGATCCGCTGGAATCCTGCGGACAGTTTTCTCCTGCTGACGGCGTTGCTTTGGGGGATCAACATCCCGGTGGTCAAGTTCGCCACCCAGCACATGGATGCGATGACCTTTAACGCATTGCGAATGATCCTGTCGACCCTCACGCTTGGGATATGCTGGCGATGCGAGGTTTGGTTGTCCCGGCGACGCTCCGCGCCGGCGTCAGAACCTGGCTCGCAGGCAGGGCCCAAAAGCCAGGCAGCACCCCATAAGATTGGAATCCAGGAGAGCGAGGTCACGAAGCCCCGGTTTATGGGTGGGCGGATCGTTGGATTCGCCCTATTGAGCGGGCTTCTTTATCCCTTGGCATTCATGGAGGGAATCGATCGCACCACGGCGGGGAACACGGCCCTCCTTCTCGCAAGTATGCCGATGTGGACCGCACTCCTTTCGAAGCTGGTGTATGCCGAGCGTCTGAGCCGCCTGACTTGGATCGGATTACTCGTCACCTTTGTCGGCACATTGCTCATCATCCAAGCCCGGGGCGGGGTCGATCTATCTCGGGAGCATTTGGTTGGAAATTGCTTCATGCTGGCAGGCGCGATGACTTGGGCGAGCGCCACGGTGGTGAGCATGCCGCTGCTCAAATGGATCAGCCCGCTGCAGCTAGCATTCTTCAGCGCCCTGTTCACCACCCCGATCCATGTGGGGCTCCATTTCGAGTCGATTTTGGATTGGTTGCCAAGGCTGGGGGAGCCGAGCCTGCTCTCGAGCGTCCTGTATTCAGGGGTTTTGTCGACGGGGGTAGCCTATGCGACCTGGAATATTGGGGTACGGAAACTGGGTGGCTCTCATGCTGCCGTCTACCAGAACTTGGTCACCATTGTGGCCGTTCTGATCAGTTGGTTTGTTTTGGGGGAGCCTGTGCTGGTATTGCAGGTGGTCGGAGGAGTCGTGGCGATTGGGGGGTTGGTGCTGATTCGACGGGGTAGGGCTTGAAAAATCTCCCGAAATGAAAAAGGTTTGAAACGCCCTAGACCGAAAGAGACGAGGAAGTTATAGTTCTCGATTCTCGGTTTCCGCCGAGAAAAAGCGGCGAGTTCGCCTCGTTGAGAGACTTGATTGTTCTGAATTCACATAGTTCCTTTCGATGCTTGCCATTCGAAACGTAGTATTGTCGGAGAGAGTGCATGGTTAAGTTGTTGGTCCGCGACCGCGAAACGATCCAGGAAGCAGTGCGACGATTTCGCAAATTGGTCGAGCGCAGCGGACTCAAGAAAGAGATGCGTCGTCGCGAGTTTTACGAAAAGCCGAGCGAAATCAAGCGACGCAGCAAGCAGCGAGCCGAGCGACGATCGCGACGCATGCGATTGCTAGGCCTGTAGACAAGAGAACATCGGGCGAATAGCTCAGTTGGTTAGAGCGCCACTCTTACAAAGTGGATGTCGGGGGTTCGAGTCCCTCTTCGCCCATTTTCAGATAGTCCCGAGCAGAGTTGAGTGTCCGCCCAGTGCGGTGTCAACGCACGGTTTCAACAGATAGATATCCAGTATCCATTGAGAGCTTCGCTAGCCGAAGCTGTTAAGAAGGTTGTTGTAGAGCCATGAAAGACGGAATTCATCCGAACTATCAAGAGATTACGGTTACCTGCGGTTGCGGAAACAGTTTTGTTACCCGCAGCACCCGCAAGGAACTGAAAGTGGACATTTGCAATGTTTGCCACCCGTTTTACACCGGCAAGCTGAAGTTCGTCGATACCGCAGGTCGGATCGAGAAGTTCCAAACCAAGTTCGCCGCTGGTACCTACGCATCCCTTCAGTCCCCCAAGAAGGCTGCCAAGAAGAAATAGCTGCTTGAGCCTCGATCGGCTCGGTCCCCGAGCGTCTTTATTGGCTCTGGCAATCCAAATTCAAAAACCGTCGCAGATTGCCGTGTGAGGCCTGCGGCGGTTTTTGCTTTTAGGTCTTTAACTTTATGAATATTCGCGAACAACTTGATCAAAACCTCGCTCGCTTTGAAGAGCTTGAGCAAATGATGTCCGACCCCGAAGTGCTCGGCGGGGACTCCAGCAAAATGGCCGGGATCCTTCGCGAACACGGCGGGCTGCTCAAAGCGGCGTCCAAGTACCGTCGTTACAAGAAGCTGGGTGAAGAGCTGAAAGAGCTCGATGCGATGCTCCAGTCCAGCGACTCCGACGAACGCGAAATGGCGCAGGAAGAAATCTCTAAACTGCGAGAAGAGCGGGAGACGATCTGGAACGAACTGCTCGATATGAGCATCGGGGGCGAAGACGCGAACCGAACGCGATGCGTGATGGAAATCCGCGCCGGGACAGGAGGTGAAGAGGCAGCTCTCTTCGCACGAGACCTTTACGAAATGTACAAGCGGCACGCCGACCTTCGCCATTGGAAGGTCGAGATCATGGATAGCTCCATCAGCGAACGGGGTGGGTTCAAAGAAATCATCCTCGGTCTCGAAGGGGAAGGGGTCTTTCGCGAGCTGCAATTTGAAAGTGGCGGTCACCGCGTGCAGCGCGTTCCCGAAACGGAGGCGCAAGGCCGAATCCATACTTCGGCGGCCACCGTTGCGGTGATGGCAGAG includes these proteins:
- a CDS encoding DUF1080 domain-containing protein is translated as MIRRTLLALALAAICQPLYAQSSTPAASEDGYRQLFNGKDLTGWNGDPAYWSVKDGIIHGETTAENPAKGNTFLIWTEGKPKDFELKFEFRCTADNNSGVQYRSKHITDNSAKNKWVVRGYQHELRNEVKFPNVSGFIYDEGGKRGRICLTGEKASWEKDGKKVQETLIDAAAYEKLFKLNDWNEVTIRAKGNNVQHFMNGKLVLDFTDNDPALALSEGVIALQLHAGKPMWTEFRNIRLKDLQ
- the trpS gene encoding tryptophan--tRNA ligase; translated protein: MRVLSGIQPTGRFHWGNYFGAIKQYIELQHDHEGYYFIADLHALTTVRDAEVLRGYVRDAALDLLALGLDPAKATLFVQSDIPEVSELCWLLMTGTPLGLLERCHAYKDKKEKGIKADAGLFTYPVLMAADILAYDANWVPVGEDQVQHIEVCRDLARSFNAHYGEVFTMPEARIVADAAKVPGTDGEKMSKSYNNTLGLFEPAKDLRKKIMRISTDSRPMEDPKDPETDHLFQLYRLFATPEQTEEVREIYLRGGFGYGDIKKRLADAADAYLDPARARRAELEGNPDRVDQILREGAERARARARAVLDRAQRACGLSR
- a CDS encoding HEAT repeat domain-containing protein, giving the protein MTSTCFPGRFFHGIQVLFGAAVCSTLLMQSGVAQDSKSSVPASLAELAKMDVGDSDTLKAGKLAAQIRTSGSFTLLQTLQAMRGATPIGKNWLMGFASHAYKKELVSKSPEDMKAALERFLADRDQDGEARATVFEWLTQLNPDARKTWLAQMQDDPSPELRFAAIEAALPTTKEVEPLLRLLENARHPIQVSTIIKSLADAGKEIDQAKHFGFLKSFRLIGPFDHVGTKNFNKVFPVETDWIAGKTADTYEGKHGEVRWIEHTTYDKDGSVDLAKLYNNEKGCIVYATAEFDSPIEGPAELRLGSIIGQKAWVNGKQVMANEVYHSASQIDQYIEPIQLKKGPNRILIKLCQNEQKESWAQGYQFMVRITDSTGKAIQPVAKN
- a CDS encoding helix-turn-helix domain-containing protein; its protein translation is MRYAFRLAELLGHTPDRRKRPGTIKAIVEYTGLDRHQVAALLKNEAKYIPIEALSRLCDYLIEHGYARAEELPGALFAVTPENFWEMLARRSRLEICVGVRKPPDDENADTAWIVASDSVLAGEVLNGVSTLGGTAKAVSGKKTAGKDVPHIEHLRQTLVWSPGTMSTEQVHARSQNVYDDFSEMNGDKAMVCLGSVKSNPTVELVLANAFGCDPFVSQDDVEKASDRACPFFLRYRDHDPHPPACSAGRQLSKSEKSTEPGLYYEKADGTWEFAGGATPGKDAALVFYIFRESLGRLEMVLSGFSGRATRLLARTLAHRAEDFWPPTFHENYLQVGAYLVQYEAEDSADASLDVLATDTMANATIIPLPTEAIAKRLGKGQPG
- the deoC gene encoding deoxyribose-phosphate aldolase, whose amino-acid sequence is MLDYTYADLSKMIDHSLLNPTLTVEQLESGIDLAIAYDVASICIMPYYHRRCVERLKGTSIAPSSTVGFPHGGHTTRTKLIEAEQLIEDGCMELDMVSNISAVLSSNWRLVREEIGAMTRLAHNANRKIKVIFENCYLSDAQKIELCQICCEHSADWVKTSTGYGTGGATLEDLRLMLDNVSGGVQVKAAGGVRDCDALLHVRSMGVTRVGASRTAEILGEARQRLGLPPITVASSPSANPGY
- a CDS encoding dihydroorotate dehydrogenase, coding for MNPTVPSPQSAQSEAPESGQSVDRNGSASTVNLSVQLGRLTLANPVLVASGTFGYAKELAGVVPFERLGGVLPKTITQNPRPGNAPWRTVETSAGLLNAIGLDNDGIDYFLANHWPYLRTCGANVIVSIAGKSLEDFIALADRLNAAEGLQAVELNVSCPNVAGGVDFGTDPVLCRQVIEGVRGVLSCPIITKLTPNVTRIVDIAKAAKDGGTDAVACINTVLGMAVDWRKARPLLGNNVGGLSGPAIKPIALRCVHQVASQVDVPIIGIGGIANLDDCMEFLVTGASAIQVGTANYYDPLASIRILEGLAAAIQSLGKTRVQDVVRTLQLNR